GGCTCCGCTCGCCGCGGCCGAGCTGGCGGACACGCCGCTGATCCTCCGTGAGGAGGGGTCGGGGACGCGGCAGGTGCTCGACGCCGCGCTCGGGGGGCTCGCGCGTCCCCTCATCGAGCTGTCGTCGACCACCGCGGTGAAGGCGGCGGCCGTGAGCGGGGCGGGGCCCGCCGTGCTGAGTGAACTCGCCCTCGGGGAGGAGCTGTCGGGGCGGCGCCTCGTGAGCATTCCGCTCGCGGATGTCCGGCTGGCGCGCGACCTCCGGGCCGTCTGGCCCACCGGCCACCGCCCCACGGGCCCGGCCCGCGACCTGCTGTCCCTGACCCGGGGCGCGTAGGGCGTCTTTCGCCCCCGCCGCCCCTACCCGTCCCGTACCCGGGGGCGCTGCCCCCGGACCCCCGCTCCTCAAACGCCGGAGGGGCTGTCTCAGCCCGTCGGGGCGGAGGGGGCGAGGAACGTCCTTGGCCGACGTCCGGTCAGCCCGCCGCCGCGACCAGCCCCCGCATCACCCGCAGGTCCTCGCCCATCTCCGGATGCCACTGGACCCCCAGGACCCAACCCCGGCCGGGGAGTTCGATCGCCTCCACGGTGCCGTCCGCGGCGTACGCGGAGATCACCAGGTCCTCCCCGAGGCGGTCCACCGCCTGGTGGTGGTGGGTCGGGACCTCGCAGGGTTCCGGTACGAGCCCGCCGTACAGCGTCCCCGCCACGGGCGTCACCTCGTGGTACCCGAAGACGCCGGGTTCCTTCACGTGCCCGTCGAGGTGCTGGACGAGTGTGCCGCCGAGGGCGACGTTCAGGAGCTGCTGGCCCCGGCAGATGCCCAGAAGCGGTGTGCCCGACTCCAACGCGGCCCGGATCAGGGCGAGTTCCCAGGCGTCCCGCTCATGGGCGGGCGGGCCCGTCCGCGGGGAGCGCTCGGCGCCGTAGCGGGCGGGGTCGATGTCGGCGCCGCCCGCCACGACCAGCCCGTCGAGCCGGGCGACCGCCTCGGCGGCCAGCGCGGGATCGTCCGGCGGCAGCATCGCGGCGAGCCCGCCCGCCCCCTGGACGAGCCGCGGATAGCCGGCCGGAAGCAGCGCCGCCTCCAGGTGCCACACGCCCCAGCGCGCCCCGGTCTCCAGATACGTACTCACACCGATCAGCGGCCTGCCCACGCGGTTCTCCCTCGGATCCGGGTCACCACGACGCCCGCGGAGCCGACCGGAGCCGGCCGAGGTCGACGGAAGCCGAGGCGA
The window above is part of the Streptomyces sp. NBC_01428 genome. Proteins encoded here:
- a CDS encoding gamma-glutamyl-gamma-aminobutyrate hydrolase family protein, which encodes MGRPLIGVSTYLETGARWGVWHLEAALLPAGYPRLVQGAGGLAAMLPPDDPALAAEAVARLDGLVVAGGADIDPARYGAERSPRTGPPAHERDAWELALIRAALESGTPLLGICRGQQLLNVALGGTLVQHLDGHVKEPGVFGYHEVTPVAGTLYGGLVPEPCEVPTHHHQAVDRLGEDLVISAYAADGTVEAIELPGRGWVLGVQWHPEMGEDLRVMRGLVAAAG